Sequence from the Burkholderia cepacia genome:
GCGCTCGGACCTGCTCGGCGCGACCGACCTGCTGAAGCAGGCCGCGCTCGATCCGTATTCGTTCGTGCGCGACGCGTACCTGCAGCAGCGCAAGTCGCTGACCTACAAGGGCGAGTCCGCGCCGGGCGCGCTGCCGCAATACAACGAGCCGGATGAATCGGGTGGGGAAGCGGCGCCGGGCGGCAAGCCCGCCGGCACGCCGGCGGCGCCCGGGCTGCCGAACTACGAGGATCCGGGCGAGTCGGGCGGGGCGCCGGCCAGCGCACCGGCCGCGCCTGGGCTGCCGCAATATGACGATCCGGGGGCGGGCAGTGCGATGCCGGCGAGTGCGCCGGCGGTGCCTGCGAGCGGTCCCGCAGCGCAGTAGCTAGCGCCGCACCGGCTGCAAGACGATCAGGAGCGCTGCTCGATGCAGCGCTCTTTTTTTTGTTTTGGTGAATTTGCAGCAAGCTTGAGGTCGTTTGACGACCGTTGCCACAACCCGGTCCGCCATCATTTCTCGTCCCGCATCGACGGCGTAAAAGTGATTCCCACCAGCAATCCTTCCGGCCCGATGAAGCGGCTGACTGTCTGGCCCCACGGCTCGTTCCGATTCCTGACGAGCATTCGATACCCGCGTGATTCAAGTTCTGCCGTAGCGGCTTCGACGTTGTCGACATCGAACTCGATCCAGGCTTGTGGGATGGGTACGTCACGACGCCACGAATCCGTGCCGAAGCACGACTGAGCGGCCTGAGAAAGCGGCCACAACGCGAACGTGTTTGCGCCTTTCAGACTCTCCGTATGAAGGTAGCCGCCTTTCTCTTCCTTGAAGGGAATACCGAGGGCCTGACTGTAGAGGTCGCGGCTTGCCTGGGCTTCACTCACAATCGGGCCAAAGCCTGCGATGAACAAGGCTGTGGATTTCGGGATCTTTTCCATGGCTTCTCCTTTGCCGCGAACCGATGTGGCGGCCGGTACTCAGATACCGCGGGGCATGGATGAGTGTAGGCCTGTTTCAGGTGGCCGGCAGGCATCTCGACCCGGTAGGTTCGGTAGCGCTCCGACATTGCACACGACGGCGCACACCGCCGTCGCGGCGGACGCCGTTCTTTCGAAGGAAAAGGGAGGGAGGAAGGTGGGAGGAAAAACGGAAGCGCCCGCTCACCCGATCCGCATCGCGCCCGCACGCTCGAACGCGTGCCGCGCCTGGATCAGCGTCGTGCGCGCCGCACGCGCGTCGCTGGCCACCTGCAGCAGCGGACCGAGCTGCGACGGCTGCTTCAGCAGCTCACGCAGGATCGGCAGGATCGCCGTGCTGCCGTCGTCGCGCAGGCCGGCCGTCGCCGCGCGCGGCAGCGTGCGCCACGCCGGATCGACGATCGCGCGGCACACCGCGAACGGCACGCCGCGCGCAGCCGCGAAGGCCGCCGCGATATGCGACTCCATGTCGACGGCGAGCGCGCCCTTCGCGCGATGCAGCGACGTCTTTTCCTGTTCGCTGACGACCGGTGCGCCCACGGCCGCGATCGTGCCGCGCGTGACGCGCGCCCACACCGGCGTGTCGTGCAGCGCGGCGACGAGCCGCGTGCTCCAGCGCGTATCGGTCTCGACGCGGCCGAACGGCCCGTCGATCGCGTTCGCGATCACCAGCGCGCCGGGCGCGAGGTCGGGCGCGAGCCCGCCTGCCGTGCCGAAGCTCACGATGCCCGCGCAACCGCGCGCGGTCGCCTCGGTCAGCGCGCGTTCGAGCCGGTCGGCGCGCGCGGCGAAGACAGCTTCGACGCCGTCGCCGCGCGCAATGCGCGCCTCGAATGCCATCCCCGTCACGGCGATGACGGGCAGCATGCCGGTGGATTGCGTCGCCACGCGTTACAGCCCGACCGTGACGCGCGTCGTGTTGTCGCGCTTCAGGTTGCGATAGCGCGCAAGCGCCCACAGCGGGAAGAACTTGCGATAGCCGTGGTAGCGCAGGTAGAACACGCGCGGGAAGCCCGTCGCCGTGAAGCGCGCCTCGTCCCACAGGCCTTCTTCGTTCTGGTTGGCGATCAGGTAGTCGACACCGCGCGCCACCGCCGGGTTGTTCACCTCGCCGGCCGCCATCAGGCCGAGCAGCGCCCAGGCCGTCTGCGACGCCGTGCTCGGCGCCTGTTCGAAGCCGCGATAGTTCAGCTTGTAGCTGTCGCCGTCCTCGCCCCAGCCGCCGTCCTTGTTCTGGATCGACAGCAGCCACTGCGCGCCGCGCTTCATGCGCGGGTCGTCCGGCGTCAGGCCGGCCGCGTTCAGCGAGCACAGTGCCGTCCACGTGCCGTACACGTAGTTCATCCCCCAGCGGCCATACCAGCTGCCGTCCGGTTCCTGCTCCTTGAGCATGTAGTCGAGCGCGCGGCGCGCGGGCTCGCTGTTCAGCGGCGTCTCGCCAAGCTGCGCCAGCATCGACAGGCAGCGGCCCGACACGTCGGCCGTCGGCGGATCGAGCAGCGCGCCGTGATCCGAGAACGGGATGTTGTTCAGGTAGTACTGCGTGTTTTCCGGTTCGAACGCGCCCCAGCCGCCGTCGCTGCTCTGCATCCCGACGACCCACTCGCGCGCGCGTGCGATCGAGTCGCGATACGCGTCGTTCTGCCGGAGTTTCTGCGCGCGATCCATCGCCACCGCGACCACCGCCGTATCGTCGACGTCCGGGTAGTGCGCGTTCGCGTACTGGAATGCCCAGCCGCCGGGCCGCACGTGCGGGCGGCGCGAGATCCAGTCGCCGCGCACGTCGAGGATCTGCAGCGGGCGCAGCCATTCGAGGCCGCGCAGCGCGGCTTCCTCGGCACGCGCGTCGCCCGTCTCGAGCAACGCATGCGCGGCGAGCGACGTGTCCCACACCGGCGACAGGCACGGCTGGCAATACGCTTCGTCGTCGTGCACGACGAGCAGCTTCTCGATCGACTTGCGTGCGATCGCGCGGTTCGGATGATCTTCCGCATAGCCGAGCACGTCGTACATCATCACCGCGTTGGCCATCGCCGGATAGATCGCGCCGAGGCCGTCCTCGCCGTTCAGGCGCTCGTCGACGAACGAGACGGCCTGGCGGATCGCGCGTTCGCGCGTGTAGTTCGGGAACAGGCCGTCGACCGCGCGCAGCGCATGGTCGACCACGCGGAAGAACGCGAACCAGCCGGCGCTCTGGTGGCCCTGGCGCGGCAGCAGCCCGGCGTTCACGGGCGGGTCGATGAACAGCTCGTCGATGCGCACGCCGCGCGGGTTCTTCGCGAGCGGGCGCTTCGCGTTCAGCACGAGCAGCGGCACGATCACGGTGCGCGCCCAGTACGACACCTTCGACAGGTGGAACGGGAACCACTGCGGCAGCAGCATGATCTCGACCGGCATCATCGGCACCGCGCGCCACGGAATCGCGCCGTACAGCGCAAGCTGGATGCGCGTGAACACGTTCGACATCTCGGCACCGCCCATCGCATGAATGGCGCGGCGCGCACGCTGCATGTGCTCGGCGTTCTCGTCGTCGCCGATCACCTTCAGCGCGAAATACGCCTTCACGCTCGCGCTGATGTTCGGCGCGCCGTCGGTGAACAGCGGCCAGCCGCCGTCGGCCTGCTGGATGCGGCGCAGATACTTGCCGATCTTCCGTTCGAGTTCGACGTTCGGCGTCTCGCCGAGATAGTGGACGAGCAGCACGTATTCGGCGGGAATCGTCGAATCGGCTTCAAGTTCGTAAACCCAGTGGCCGTCCGCGTTCTGCGCGGCCAGCAGCGCGTCGGTCGCACGCACGACGGCCGCATCGACGCCGGCCGGCACGGTGCCGGCGGACAAGGTAGCCATTTCGGTGAGATCGTTCATCGGTCCCTCTGTTGCTTACTGTGTCTGGAGCACGTCCGCGGCCAGCTGGCCGGAGCGGATCGCGCCCTCGATCGTGGCGGGCAAGCCGGTGGCAATCCAGTCGCCCGCCAGCACGAGATTGGTCCAGCGCGTACGCACGGCCGGACGCTTCATTTCCTGCGACGGCACCGCCGCAAAGCCCGCGCGCGGCTCGACGACGAGCTGCCATGCGGGGATGGTTTCCGGGTCCGCGCCCGTCACCCGCGCGACGTCTTCCCAGATGCGCCGCGCAAGCGTGTCGCGCGGCGTGTCGAGCCAGCGGCCGGCGTCGCGGATCGTCGCCGCGAGCGGGCCGCCGCCGGTGCGCACCGCATCGACGACACCGTTCACGACCGCCGTCTGCAACGGCGTACCGGCCGGCGCCTCGACCGCGAAATACGCGGTCACGACCGCGCTGAACGTGTCGGGCGCGGTGAGTTCGGGCACGAGCGGCTGCGCGACCTCGGGCGGCACGGCCAGCACGACGGCGTCGCCCGGTGCGAGATCGATCCGCTCGCCGCCGACCGAGACCGCATCGACCGCATTGCCGTGCGCGCCGAATTCGAACGCGTCGAGCCGCGAGTTCAGCCGGATCTGCGCGCCGCCGTGCTGCAGCATCCGCAGCGCCGGTTCGATGAATGCGCTGCCGAGACCATGGCGCGCGACGAGCGGACGGCAGCCGGGGCCGCCCGCCGCAAACGTGCCGCACAGCGCCGCACGCGCGAGTTCGGCGCTCGCGTGGCGCGGCTCGACGTTCAGCACACCGAGGAAATACGGCCGCAGCCAACGTTCCCACAGCATGCCGTCGCACCGCATCGTCTGTGCGAGTGAGCGGCCCATGCGCGCGAACGCGAGCGGAGCGAGCGCGAGGTAGTCGAGCGGCGTCGTGCCCGGCGCACGCGACGCGGCATCGAACAGCCACGACGGCCAGCGCCCGTCGCCGAAGCGCAGCGTCCAGCGCTGCTGCGATGCGATGTCCACGACCGGGAATTCAGGCAGCGCGGGCCCCGCGAGCTGGTCGGCCGCGCCGATCGCGCGCAGGTAGCGCTGCGTCGCGGGCTGCCCCGCGAACACCGTGTGCAGCCCGCTGTCGAGCGTCGTGTTCAGCGTCCCGTCGAACCATGAGCGGCAGCGGCCGCCCGCATGCGCGTGCGCGTCGTGCAGCACGATGCGTCGCCCGCGGCGTTGCAGCTCGACCGCGGCCGACAGGCCGGCAAGGCCGGCGCCGATCACGTGGACGGTTCTGGGCATCGACTCGGTCGGCTCAGAACAGCGCGTAGCGCGCGGCGATCATCAGCATGCGCGCCTTCGGCTTGCGCAACGGCGCGCGCGGGAAGGCGAAGCCGCGTGCGATCGCGGCTTCGAGAATGCAGCGATACGCGCCCGACATGATGCGCGGCGCCTTCACCTGCGCACGCGGGCACGTATCCATCACCGCGTCGGCCTGGCGGAAATGCTCGAGCGCGCGCTCGACGAGCGTCACGCACACGCGCGGCAGCGCCGGATCGCGCACGATCGTCGCCGGATCGGTAATCGCGATGCCTTCGCGCGTGAGCAGCTCGCGCGGCAGGTAGCAGCGGTTGATCGCCGCATCGTCGTCGATGTCGCGCAGGATGTTGGTCAGTTGCAGCGCGCGACCGAGGTGATGCGACAGCTTGATCCCTTCGGCTTCAGGCATCCCGAAAATCCTCACCGACAGCCGGCCGGCCGCGCTCGCCACGCGATCGCAGAAGAGGTCGAGCGTCGGCTCGTCGGGCGCGCAGATGTCTTCGGCCGCATCCATCGCCATCCCGTCGATCATCGCGTGGAAATCGTCGCGCTGCAGGTTGAATGCACGGATCTCGCGGTCGAGCGCGGCCAGGTGGCGCGGCGGGCGGCCGGCGTAGCATGCGTCGATGTCGGCACGCCAGCGATCGAGGCCCGCATTGCGCTCGGCGCGCGGCAGGTCGCTGTCGGCGATGTCGTCGACCGCGCGGCAAAACGCGTAGACCTGGAACATCGCATCGCGCTGCACGGCCGGCAGGATGCGCATTGCAAGATAGAAAGAACTGCCCGATGTGACGGCAGCGGCGTCGGTTTCTTGTTCGTCCACGACGGAATTGGAAACGGCCAAGACAAGCTCCACGGAGACACCCACGCGGGGCGATTGAAGAAGCCATGCCCGGCTGGGATGGTCAGGGTGTCAAATGTGTGCGAGATATGCGAACGATCGACGCAGACAGGCACAAATTACCGGCCGGAAGCCGGAATTGGGCGAAAGTATAGCAATCTTTGAAGTTCGATGGCGGTGCGGCCGGCGTGCGGCAGGGCGGCGCCCGGACGCGCGGCGCCGGGCTCCGCGGCCCGCCGTGCGCGGCTGGCCGCCCTCGGCCGGACGGCCCCTGCGGGCCGGGGACGCCTGGTCGAGGGCCTCTACAGGCGCTTCAGGCCTAGCCGTAGACGATGTCGCGCTGCAGGTCGAGCGCAATGAGCCCCATTTCGCGGGTGAGCTGCAGCATCGAGCGGCGCTCGAGGCGCGAGCCCATGAAGCTCGTCACGTGACCGTCGGGCTCCGCGGTGAACTGGAACACCGCGCCGCCCG
This genomic interval carries:
- a CDS encoding VOC family protein, with the translated sequence MEKIPKSTALFIAGFGPIVSEAQASRDLYSQALGIPFKEEKGGYLHTESLKGANTFALWPLSQAAQSCFGTDSWRRDVPIPQAWIEFDVDNVEAATAELESRGYRMLVRNRNEPWGQTVSRFIGPEGLLVGITFTPSMRDEK
- a CDS encoding phosphorylase, whose product is MLPVIAVTGMAFEARIARGDGVEAVFAARADRLERALTEATARGCAGIVSFGTAGGLAPDLAPGALVIANAIDGPFGRVETDTRWSTRLVAALHDTPVWARVTRGTIAAVGAPVVSEQEKTSLHRAKGALAVDMESHIAAAFAAARGVPFAVCRAIVDPAWRTLPRAATAGLRDDGSTAILPILRELLKQPSQLGPLLQVASDARAARTTLIQARHAFERAGAMRIG
- the shc gene encoding squalene--hopene cyclase → MNDLTEMATLSAGTVPAGVDAAVVRATDALLAAQNADGHWVYELEADSTIPAEYVLLVHYLGETPNVELERKIGKYLRRIQQADGGWPLFTDGAPNISASVKAYFALKVIGDDENAEHMQRARRAIHAMGGAEMSNVFTRIQLALYGAIPWRAVPMMPVEIMLLPQWFPFHLSKVSYWARTVIVPLLVLNAKRPLAKNPRGVRIDELFIDPPVNAGLLPRQGHQSAGWFAFFRVVDHALRAVDGLFPNYTRERAIRQAVSFVDERLNGEDGLGAIYPAMANAVMMYDVLGYAEDHPNRAIARKSIEKLLVVHDDEAYCQPCLSPVWDTSLAAHALLETGDARAEEAALRGLEWLRPLQILDVRGDWISRRPHVRPGGWAFQYANAHYPDVDDTAVVAVAMDRAQKLRQNDAYRDSIARAREWVVGMQSSDGGWGAFEPENTQYYLNNIPFSDHGALLDPPTADVSGRCLSMLAQLGETPLNSEPARRALDYMLKEQEPDGSWYGRWGMNYVYGTWTALCSLNAAGLTPDDPRMKRGAQWLLSIQNKDGGWGEDGDSYKLNYRGFEQAPSTASQTAWALLGLMAAGEVNNPAVARGVDYLIANQNEEGLWDEARFTATGFPRVFYLRYHGYRKFFPLWALARYRNLKRDNTTRVTVGL
- the hpnE gene encoding hydroxysqualene dehydroxylase HpnE, encoding MPRTVHVIGAGLAGLSAAVELQRRGRRIVLHDAHAHAGGRCRSWFDGTLNTTLDSGLHTVFAGQPATQRYLRAIGAADQLAGPALPEFPVVDIASQQRWTLRFGDGRWPSWLFDAASRAPGTTPLDYLALAPLAFARMGRSLAQTMRCDGMLWERWLRPYFLGVLNVEPRHASAELARAALCGTFAAGGPGCRPLVARHGLGSAFIEPALRMLQHGGAQIRLNSRLDAFEFGAHGNAVDAVSVGGERIDLAPGDAVVLAVPPEVAQPLVPELTAPDTFSAVVTAYFAVEAPAGTPLQTAVVNGVVDAVRTGGGPLAATIRDAGRWLDTPRDTLARRIWEDVARVTGADPETIPAWQLVVEPRAGFAAVPSQEMKRPAVRTRWTNLVLAGDWIATGLPATIEGAIRSGQLAADVLQTQ
- the hpnD gene encoding presqualene diphosphate synthase HpnD, which codes for MAVSNSVVDEQETDAAAVTSGSSFYLAMRILPAVQRDAMFQVYAFCRAVDDIADSDLPRAERNAGLDRWRADIDACYAGRPPRHLAALDREIRAFNLQRDDFHAMIDGMAMDAAEDICAPDEPTLDLFCDRVASAAGRLSVRIFGMPEAEGIKLSHHLGRALQLTNILRDIDDDAAINRCYLPRELLTREGIAITDPATIVRDPALPRVCVTLVERALEHFRQADAVMDTCPRAQVKAPRIMSGAYRCILEAAIARGFAFPRAPLRKPKARMLMIAARYALF